A single window of Pseudobdellovibrionaceae bacterium DNA harbors:
- a CDS encoding peptide chain release factor N(5)-glutamine methyltransferase — translation MKIQEVLTKTTQFFKEKKIETARLDAELLISKALGIRRIDLYMKFEQPLKDTEVTQCREFVRRRAAGEPVAYILNEKGFFGLDFFVDKRVLIPRPESEMLVETALDYLQALRPKARKLNKSATNQDVAVAQALLTQGTDVEAGATTVLPPVTSEPSSAEEFHIMDLGCGSGCLALATIVQRPDARATLVDRSELALDVAKLNAEKLGVAERCEWRQGRVQELSFDGDVDVILANPPYIRKGDPLLEKNVEVFEPSLALFGGESGMDEIEQWLPRAYAWLKPGGLLAMEIGADQGAATLAEFQKNNFIDCELKKDLAGLDRVVTGRKG, via the coding sequence ATGAAGATCCAGGAAGTCCTGACGAAGACGACCCAATTCTTCAAAGAGAAGAAGATCGAAACCGCACGTCTTGATGCGGAACTTCTGATCTCGAAGGCCCTCGGTATTCGTCGTATCGACCTGTACATGAAATTCGAACAGCCCTTGAAAGACACCGAGGTCACGCAGTGCCGTGAGTTCGTGCGTCGCCGCGCGGCCGGTGAGCCCGTCGCCTACATCTTGAATGAGAAGGGTTTCTTCGGTCTGGATTTCTTCGTGGATAAACGGGTGCTCATCCCGCGTCCGGAATCCGAGATGCTGGTTGAAACGGCGCTGGATTATCTGCAGGCGCTGCGTCCGAAGGCGCGCAAACTCAATAAATCGGCGACCAATCAAGACGTTGCCGTCGCGCAGGCCCTGCTGACTCAGGGAACGGATGTCGAGGCCGGAGCGACGACGGTCTTACCACCCGTGACGAGTGAGCCTTCTTCCGCCGAAGAGTTCCACATTATGGATCTGGGATGCGGTTCGGGTTGTCTGGCGCTCGCCACGATCGTGCAGCGCCCGGATGCGCGCGCGACTTTGGTTGATCGTAGCGAGCTCGCCCTGGATGTAGCGAAATTGAACGCCGAGAAACTCGGAGTCGCCGAGCGCTGCGAATGGCGCCAGGGGCGGGTGCAAGAGCTCTCGTTCGATGGCGACGTGGATGTGATTCTGGCGAATCCTCCCTACATCCGGAAGGGCGATCCGCTTTTGGAAAAAAATGTGGAAGTCTTCGAGCCCTCGCTCGCGTTGTTCGGCGGGGAATCGGGCATGGACGAAATCGAGCAGTGGCTACCGCGGGCTTACGCCTGGTTGAAACCCGGCGGGCTTCTGGCGATGGAGATCGGTGCCGATCAGGGCGCCGCCACTCTGGCGGAATTTCAGAAAAATAATTTCATCGACTGTGAACTCAAAAAAGATCTGGCCGGACTTGATCGCGTAGTGACCGGCCGCAAAGGATAA
- the prfA gene encoding peptide chain release factor 1 has product MFSKLDEVESRYEQVNLQLQNPAVAGDQAKYRSLMKDFAETGKVVTVYRQYKKLVKELADNQELVNENDEEIRAMAKEEIREIERRLPEIEEELKILLLPKDPNDDKNIIMEIRAGAGGDEASLFAEELFRAYTHYAGKFGWRVQLMSTSDGNVGGFKEVIASISGDQVYSRLKFESGVHRVQRVPKTETQGRVHTSTITVAIIPEQEVSEVKLNMNEIRIDVTRSQGAGGQSVNTTDSAVRATHLPTGIIVFCQQGKSQTSNKEIALQILYSKLVALDEEKRMKEASDARLAQIGTGDRSERIRTYNFPQSRITDHRIGFTTHAIHDVMSGSVDVVIDPLIAHFRAEALKQQTQQ; this is encoded by the coding sequence ATGTTTTCCAAACTTGATGAAGTTGAATCCCGCTATGAGCAGGTGAATCTGCAGCTGCAGAATCCCGCCGTGGCTGGCGATCAGGCCAAATACCGTTCGCTCATGAAGGACTTCGCCGAAACCGGTAAAGTCGTCACCGTCTATCGTCAGTACAAGAAGCTCGTGAAGGAGCTTGCGGACAACCAAGAGCTCGTGAACGAGAACGACGAAGAAATCCGTGCGATGGCGAAAGAAGAGATCCGCGAGATCGAGCGTCGGCTTCCCGAAATTGAAGAAGAGCTGAAGATCCTGCTGTTGCCGAAGGATCCGAACGACGACAAAAACATCATCATGGAGATTCGCGCCGGCGCGGGTGGTGATGAGGCCAGTTTGTTTGCGGAAGAACTCTTCCGCGCCTATACGCACTACGCGGGAAAATTCGGCTGGCGCGTTCAGCTGATGTCGACGAGCGATGGGAACGTCGGCGGCTTCAAGGAGGTCATTGCGAGCATCAGCGGTGATCAGGTTTACTCTCGTTTGAAATTCGAATCGGGCGTTCATCGCGTCCAACGTGTTCCGAAAACGGAAACCCAAGGACGTGTTCATACGTCGACGATTACCGTTGCGATCATTCCCGAGCAGGAAGTTTCGGAAGTGAAACTGAATATGAACGAGATCCGTATCGACGTGACCCGCTCGCAAGGAGCCGGTGGGCAATCGGTCAATACGACGGACTCGGCCGTCCGGGCGACGCACTTGCCGACGGGGATCATCGTTTTCTGTCAGCAGGGAAAATCGCAGACCTCGAATAAAGAGATCGCCCTTCAGATTTTGTATTCGAAACTTGTCGCTTTGGACGAAGAGAAACGGATGAAAGAGGCGTCGGATGCGCGTCTGGCGCAAATCGGAACGGGTGATCGTTCCGAACGTATCCGGACCTACAACTTCCCCCAAAGCCGCATTACGGATCACCGGATTGGTTTTACAACCCATGCGATCCATGATGTGATGTCGGGCAGTGTGGACGTCGTGATTGATCCCTTGATCGCGCACTTCCGCGCGGAAGCCCTCAAACAACAGACGCAGCAATAG
- a CDS encoding type B 50S ribosomal protein L31, whose product MKKDLHPKVYDVVFKDVSSDFSFLGQSTQKSAETTEWEGKTYPLIKVEISSASHPFYTGKQRVMDTEGRIDRFKKKYGRK is encoded by the coding sequence ATGAAAAAAGATTTGCACCCGAAAGTTTATGACGTCGTTTTCAAAGACGTTTCGAGCGATTTCTCCTTTTTGGGTCAGAGCACTCAAAAATCCGCTGAGACCACGGAGTGGGAAGGTAAGACCTACCCCTTGATCAAAGTGGAAATCTCGAGCGCATCGCACCCCTTCTACACGGGTAAACAACGTGTGATGGATACTGAAGGCCGCATCGACCGCTTCAAGAAGAAATACGGCCGCAAGTAG
- the rho gene encoding transcription termination factor Rho, which translates to MTDEEKSWLSSKDLKSKNIGQLNELAIKLKIENAAGLRRQDLVFEILKRAARLGDIYGSGCLEILPDGYGFLRSPDYNYLPGPDDIYVSPSQIRRFGLRTGDTITGTVRPPKEGERYFALLKVDSLNFEAGEGTKDKILFDNLTPLYPNERLKLEHSPADFTTRVVDLMAPLGKGQRALIVAPPRTGKTVLMQNIANAISINHPEVKLIVLLIDERPEEVTDMLRSVKGEVISSTFDEPPTRHVQVAEMVLEKAKRLVEHKHDVVILLDSITRLARAYNTVVPPSGKILSGGVDSNALHKPKRFFGAARNIEEGGSLTVIATALIDTGSRMDEVIFEEFKGTGNAEIHLDRKLMEKRIFPCMDINKSGTRKEDLLIEKNDLNRLWILRKVLAPMNVVDAMEFLTDKISGTKSNTAFLSAMGG; encoded by the coding sequence TCTGAAGTCGAAGAACATCGGTCAGCTGAACGAACTCGCGATCAAACTCAAAATCGAGAACGCCGCGGGACTTCGTCGTCAGGATCTGGTCTTCGAAATTCTGAAACGCGCGGCTCGCCTGGGCGACATTTACGGTTCGGGTTGCTTGGAGATCCTGCCGGACGGCTACGGCTTCCTGCGTTCGCCCGATTACAACTACCTTCCGGGTCCCGATGACATCTACGTTTCCCCTTCGCAAATCCGCCGTTTCGGCCTGCGGACGGGTGACACCATCACGGGCACGGTTCGTCCTCCGAAAGAGGGCGAGCGTTACTTCGCGCTCTTGAAAGTGGACTCGCTCAACTTCGAAGCGGGCGAAGGCACCAAAGATAAAATCCTGTTCGATAACTTGACCCCCTTGTACCCGAACGAGCGTTTGAAGCTCGAGCACAGCCCTGCGGACTTCACGACTCGCGTCGTGGATCTGATGGCGCCTTTGGGTAAAGGTCAGCGCGCATTGATCGTGGCGCCTCCGCGCACCGGTAAGACCGTCCTGATGCAAAACATCGCGAATGCGATCTCGATCAACCACCCCGAGGTGAAACTGATCGTTCTGCTGATTGATGAGCGTCCCGAGGAAGTCACCGACATGCTTCGTTCCGTGAAGGGCGAAGTCATTTCGTCGACCTTCGATGAACCGCCCACGCGTCACGTTCAAGTCGCGGAAATGGTTCTGGAAAAAGCGAAACGTCTGGTCGAACATAAACACGACGTCGTGATCCTGCTCGATTCGATCACGCGTCTGGCGCGCGCGTACAATACGGTCGTCCCGCCGTCGGGAAAAATCCTGTCGGGGGGGGTGGACTCGAACGCGCTCCATAAACCGAAGCGTTTCTTCGGCGCGGCCCGTAACATCGAAGAGGGTGGCTCGCTCACGGTCATCGCGACCGCGCTGATCGACACCGGTTCGCGGATGGACGAGGTCATCTTCGAGGAATTCAAAGGAACCGGTAACGCCGAGATTCACTTGGATCGTAAGCTCATGGAAAAGCGGATCTTCCCCTGCATGGACATCAACAAGTCCGGCACGCGGAAAGAGGATCTGCTGATCGAGAAAAACGACCTGAATCGCCTGTGGATTCTGCGTAAAGTTCTGGCACCCATGAACGTCGTCGACGCCATGGAGTTCCTGACCGACAAGATTAGTGGTACCAAATCGAACACCGCGTTCTTAAGCGCGATGGGCGGCTAA
- the murA gene encoding UDP-N-acetylglucosamine 1-carboxyvinyltransferase produces MIVKGGAVLNGEVATGGAKNSALKLLFAALLAEGEHIFHNVPDLHDIIATGQLLQSLGCEMTRDGNTIRLKVTKPKSMEAHYDLVRKMRASILCLGPLLTKYGEAVVSLPGGCAIGSRPIDLHLEGMKALGAEIELKDGYVHARAKRLKGAHFLFEISTVGGTENVMMAAALAEGRTVLENAAKEPEIVDLAMYLNAMGAKIKGYGTSVIEIEGVEKLKPAEYSVMPDRIEAGTLIIAGAITGGEVTVKKMVPEHVDSLLFKLREAGFKLSIGPDSVTVHPQKGWKAVDITTQPYPFFPTDLQAQFMALMTVAEGTSVISESVFENRFMHVQELTRLGADISPKTRVAVVRGKPGGLSGAPVMATDLRASASLVLAGLVAKGETTVNRIYHLDRGYEKLEAKLASLGGQVLRQGGSV; encoded by the coding sequence ATGATCGTCAAGGGCGGAGCGGTTTTGAATGGCGAAGTCGCCACGGGCGGCGCGAAGAACTCGGCCCTGAAACTCCTGTTCGCGGCCCTGCTCGCGGAAGGTGAACACATCTTCCATAACGTTCCCGATCTTCATGACATCATCGCGACAGGACAGCTTCTGCAGTCTCTCGGATGCGAGATGACCCGTGACGGAAACACGATTCGTTTGAAGGTGACGAAGCCGAAATCGATGGAAGCGCACTACGACCTGGTTCGTAAAATGCGCGCCTCGATCCTGTGCTTGGGTCCGCTCCTCACCAAATACGGCGAGGCCGTGGTTTCGCTTCCGGGTGGTTGCGCGATCGGTTCGCGCCCCATTGATCTGCACTTGGAAGGCATGAAGGCCTTGGGTGCGGAAATCGAGCTGAAGGACGGTTACGTTCACGCCCGCGCCAAGCGCCTGAAGGGCGCGCATTTCCTGTTCGAAATTTCAACCGTCGGCGGTACCGAGAACGTGATGATGGCGGCCGCTTTGGCCGAGGGTCGTACGGTTCTAGAGAACGCGGCGAAAGAGCCCGAAATCGTCGATCTGGCGATGTACCTGAACGCCATGGGCGCGAAGATCAAGGGCTACGGTACGAGCGTCATCGAAATCGAAGGCGTCGAAAAGCTGAAGCCCGCGGAATACAGCGTGATGCCCGACCGGATCGAAGCGGGAACGCTCATCATCGCGGGCGCCATCACGGGCGGCGAAGTCACCGTGAAGAAAATGGTGCCTGAACACGTCGATTCGCTTCTGTTCAAACTGCGCGAAGCGGGATTTAAACTTTCGATCGGTCCGGATTCGGTGACCGTGCATCCGCAAAAGGGCTGGAAGGCCGTCGACATCACGACGCAGCCTTACCCGTTCTTCCCCACGGATTTGCAGGCGCAGTTCATGGCGCTGATGACCGTCGCGGAAGGCACGAGCGTGATCTCGGAATCCGTTTTCGAGAACCGCTTCATGCACGTTCAAGAGCTCACGCGTTTGGGTGCGGACATTTCGCCAAAGACCCGTGTGGCGGTCGTGCGCGGTAAGCCGGGTGGCCTCAGCGGTGCGCCGGTGATGGCAACGGATCTGCGCGCGAGCGCGTCGCTGGTTCTCGCGGGCCTAGTGGCGAAGGGTGAGACCACCGTGAACCGCATCTACCATTTGGATCGCGGCTACGAAAAGCTCGAGGCGAAGCTAGCGTCCCTGGGCGGGCAAGTCCTCCGGCAGGGCGGTAGCGTCTGA